One Silene latifolia isolate original U9 population chromosome 4, ASM4854445v1, whole genome shotgun sequence DNA segment encodes these proteins:
- the LOC141653461 gene encoding glycosyltransferase BC10-like: MQTKVNSLEEGKDGIFVIKTRGLPLKLLLILSMLLVICAVFSFISANTFTHFGLDTALAVIKPNYEPCIGATNSLVDWIRPPSSNLMHNLTDEQLFWRATLVPRINKYPFPRKPKIAFMFLTKGPLPLAPLWERFFKGNEGRFSIYIHSMPGYTEDFSSTSVFYRRNVPSKLAEWGQMSMCDAERRLLANALLDFSNEWFMLVSESCIPLYNFTVIYDYISKSKYSFMGSIDELGPDGRGRYNENMAPEVNLTQWRKSSQWFEINRRLAINVVEDTFFYPKFKEFCKPNCYVDEHYFPTMLTMRSAHLLANRSITLVDWSRGGAHPATFGSGDITIEFFEKILRGPTCKYNDGDSSMCFIFARKFAPSTLEPLLQLSPTVLGF, translated from the exons ATGCAAACAAAGGTGAATTCTTTAGAAGAAGGGAAAGATGGTATCTTTGTAATTAAAACAAGGGGATTACCGTTAAAATTACTGTTAATACTGTCAATGTTATTAGTTATATGTGCTGTGTTTTCATTTATTAGTGCTAATACTTTTACACATTTTGGATTAGATACTGCTTTAGCTGTAATTAAGCCTAATTATGAGCCATGTATTGGTGCAACTAATAGTTTAGTTGATTGGATTAGACCACCTTCTTCTAATTTGATGCATAATTTGACTGATGAACAATTGTTTTGGAGAGCTACACTTGTGCCTAGAATTAACAAATACCCTTTTCCTAGAAAACCCAAGATTGCATTCATGTTCTTGACTAAGGGTCCATTGCCCTTGGCACCCCTTTGGGAGAGGTTCTTTAAGGGTAATGAAGGCCGGTTTTCGATATATATTCACTCAATGCCTGGTTACACTGAGGACTTTTCATCTACATCTGTTTTCTACAGAAGGAATGTACCCAGCAAA CTGGCAGAATGGGGACAAATGAGTATGTGTGATGCCGAGAGAAGGCTATTAGCAAATGCTTTGCTTGATTTCTCAAACGAGTGGTTCATGCTTGTTTCAGAATCTTGCATTCCTCTCTACAACTTCACTGTAATCTACGATTACATATCAAAATCGAAATATAGCTTTATGGGTTCTATAGATGAGCTCGGGCCTGATGGGAGGGGACGCTACAACGAGAATATGGCTCCGGAGGTTAACTTGACCCAATGGCGTAAATCATCCCAATGGTTTGAGATCAACCGGAGACTTGCTATCAATGTTGTTGAAGATACCTTTTTCTACCCCAAATTCAAAGAATTCTGTAAGCCGAACTGTTATGTGGATGAGCATTATTTTCCGACCATGCTTACCATGCGATCAGCGCATCTTTTAGCAAACCGAAGCATAACTTTGGTAGACTGGTCAAGAGGGGGAGCTCATCCCGCCACTTTTGGAAGTGGAGACATCACCATTGAGTTTTTCGAGAAGATTTTACGAGGCCCGACTTGCAAATACAACGATGGTGACTCTTCTATGTGCTTTATATTTGCTCGAAAATTTGCTCCAAGTACATTGGAACCATTGTTACAATTATCACCTACAGTTTTGGGTTTCTGA
- the LOC141653458 gene encoding LOW QUALITY PROTEIN: vacuolar-processing enzyme (The sequence of the model RefSeq protein was modified relative to this genomic sequence to represent the inferred CDS: inserted 1 base in 1 codon), producing MLRYATVASVVLLLITAALADDRRMMDDFLRLPSDRTVDVDDDDSVGTRWAVLIAGSKGFYNYRHQADVCHAYQVLKKGGLKDENIIVFMYDDVAYHEDNPRPGVIINSPRGDNVYAGVPKDYTGKDVNVKNFLAVLLGDKNAITGGSGKVVNSGPNDHIFVFYSDHGGAGVIGMPTYPFLYADELVDTLKKKHASRGYKSLVFYLEACEAGSMFEGILPEGLDIYATTASNAIESSWGTYCPGDFPSPPPEYDTCLGDMYSVAWMEDSERHNLRAETLRHQYELVKSRTSNGDSDXGSHVMQFGDTEISKDMLFLYIGSNPANDNHTYADGNSLRPMSGKAVNQRDADLVHFWEKFRKAPEGSTTKMEAQKRFVEAMSHRVHLDHSMKLVGKLLFGMEKGPQVLQTVRPAGQPLVDDWKCLRTLVRTFETHCGSLNQYGMKHMRSIANICNAGITTEQMAEASSQACPTIPSSPWSSLHRGFSA from the exons ATGCTACGCTACGCTACCGTCGCATCGGTGGTCCTACTCCTTATCACGGCGGCTTTGGCCGATGACCGTCGAATGATGGACGACTTCTTACGGTTGCCGTCCGATAGAACagttgatgttgatgatgatgattcaGTAGGAACTAGGTGGGCTGTTCTTATTGCTGGTTCTAAGGGATTTTATAATTACAGACATCAG GCTGATGTTTGCCATGCGTATCAAGTATTGAAAAAAGGTGGGTTGAAAGACGAGAATATCATTGTGTTCATGTATGACGATGTTGCTTACCATGAGGACAACCCAAGACCTGGGGTCATCATCAATAGCCCACGTGGAGATAATGTATACGCCGGAGTCCCAAAG GATTACACTGGAAAAGACGTGAACGTGAAAAACTTTTTGGCTGTTTTACTTGGAGACAAAAACGCTATTACGGGTGGCAGTGGAAAGGTTGTAAATAGTGGCCCTAATGATCACATATTTGTCTTTTACTCTGACCATGGTGGTGCTGGCGTGATTG GTATGCCAACGTACCCTTTTCTCTATGCTGATGAGCTGGTAGATACTTTGAAGAAGAAACATGCTTCTCGGGGCTATAAAAGCTTA GTGTTCTATCTTGAAGCATGCGAGGCTGGAAGTATGTTTGAGGGTATCCTGCCCGAAGGGCTTGATATCTATGCTACCACTGCTTCAAATGCTATAGAAAGTAGTTGGGGGACGTATTGCCCTGGGGATTTCCCTAGCCCTCCTCCAGAGTACGATACTTGCTTGGGTGATATGTATAGTGTAGCATGGATGGAAGACAG CGAAAGACACAATTTACGGGCAGAAACATTGAGGCATCAGTATGAATTG GTCAAGAGTAGAACTTCAAACGGAGACTCAG ACGGCTCGCATGTCATGCAGTTTGGAGATACAGAGATTAGCAAAGACATGCTCTTCTTATACATAGGTTCAAATCCTGCGAATGATAACCACACATACGCTGACGGCAACTCGTTGAGGCCGATGTCTGGTAAAGCTGTTAACCAGCGAGATGCTGATCTTGTCCATTTTTGGGAGAAG TTCCGCAAGGCTCCTGAAGGTTCTACTACAAAGATGGAGGCTCAAAAGCGGTTTGTGGAGGCAATGTCACACAGAGTTCACTTGGATCACAGCATGAAACTTGTAGGCAAGCTTTTGTTTGGAATGGAAAAAGGTCCGCAGGTGTTGCAAACAGTCAGGCCTGCTGGTCAGCCCCTTGTTGATGACTGGAAATGCCTCAGGACACTG GTCAGAACCTTTGAGACGCACTGCGGTTCTCTTAACCAGTATGGAATGAAGCATATGCGTTCCATAGCGAACATTTGCAATGCCGGAATAACGACTGAGCAGATGGCTGAGGCGTCCTCTCAGGCATGCCCTACCATTCCTTCGAGCCCTTGGAGTTCTCTTCATAGAGGTTTTAGCGCCTGA